In Eubalaena glacialis isolate mEubGla1 chromosome 2, mEubGla1.1.hap2.+ XY, whole genome shotgun sequence, a single genomic region encodes these proteins:
- the LOC133085791 gene encoding ATP synthase subunit g, mitochondrial-like has translation MPFHQSSVVVATTAQFVRNLAEKAPALVDTAVTYLKPRLAILWHYAKVEPVPPTPAEIPTAIQSLKKIVSGAQTSSFKQLTAKEALLNGLVATEVWTWFHAGEITGKRGVIGYDV, from the exons ATGCCTTTCCATCAAAGCAGTGTGGTAGTGGC AACCACAGCCCAGTTTGTCCGTAACCTCGCGGAGAAGGCCCCAGCGCTGGTCGACACTGCTGTGACTTACTTGAAGCCTCGACTGGCCATACTTTGGCACTATGCCAAGGTTGAGCCGGTCCCTCCAACCCCTGCTGAGATCCCTACAGCTATTCAGAGCTTGAAAAAAATTGTCAGTGGTGCTCAAACCAGTAGCTTCAAACAGCTCACAGCTAAGGAAGCTCTGCTGAATGGTTTGGTGGCCACTGAGGTGTGGACGTGGTTTCATGCCGGTGAGATCACAGGCAAGCGTGGCGTCATTGGCTATGATGTTTGA